In Halobaculum sp. XH14, a single genomic region encodes these proteins:
- a CDS encoding HVO_0416 family zinc finger protein codes for MASAPSPDDDLFDQFLSARGHDSEPTRWEESYNKKQCPDCGGLHEDDARTCSVCGWRPETRR; via the coding sequence ATGGCGTCGGCACCGAGCCCCGACGACGACCTGTTCGATCAGTTCCTGAGTGCCCGCGGTCACGACTCCGAGCCGACACGATGGGAGGAGTCGTACAACAAGAAACAGTGTCCGGACTGTGGCGGACTCCACGAGGACGACGCGCGGACGTGCTCGGTGTGCGGCTGGCGACCCGAGACGCGCCGGTAG